The Nilaparvata lugens isolate BPH unplaced genomic scaffold, ASM1435652v1 scaffold10860, whole genome shotgun sequence DNA segment agtcaccatgtgaaagacacgatttgactcaatgtacttcgacaaaaaaacgtgaacactgttcagtgttcaagttgcacgtctcctatcgtgtgaaagtagcctaagGAGTACTCTGGACCTGGGTGGCCACCATGGGGGCCACAGACGCAGCCATCCTAAGAGGTCCTTCCATCATCACATCCACCACATTACTTTTAGGATGTGCCTTCTTGCACTCCACTCTTCCATATTTTATAATATGGTATTGAACTTTACATACGCAGTCTGTCACATCCTTTCTCTCGAAAATGATAAAGGCGAAGCCATGATGCTTCTCGGTCTTTGGGTCCATCAACAGCAGCGTCTCCTCCACCCtgccaattttttaaaaatactcCTCTAGATCCTCCGACGGGGTGTCCTGACTCACACCCCCAACAAAGACCTTTGTAAGCTTCGGCCGGTTCTCTTGTGTTGCATATTTTACACTGATATTCTTGCCATCCAGTGTGTGGATAGGCATTTTGAGCACTTTCTCCACAGCTTCCGGGTCTGAGAACGTGATAAATCTGTATCCGCGGCTGAAAAGAGTGATAGAGTCTCTTAAAAGTTGGATATTGATAACCCTGCCAAACTGTCTAAAATACTGTCTGAGCTTCTTAGAGCATGTCTCTGAGCTGAGTCCGCCGACAAACAACTTAGCGGCCAACTGGTCACAGCTGTTGAGAGTTGATTGGCCTGAAGATGA contains these protein-coding regions:
- the LOC120355386 gene encoding LOW QUALITY PROTEIN: RNA-binding protein Musashi homolog 2-like (The sequence of the model RefSeq protein was modified relative to this genomic sequence to represent the inferred CDS: substituted 1 base at 1 genomic stop codon), whose product is VNHVRCLHLWANITSTYYDAAVQQVNGSAASTADANSEAQTVASDAAAATQPQQSSSGQSTLNSCDQLAAKLFVGGLSSETCSKKLRQYFRQFGRVINIQLLRDSITLFSRGYRFITFSDPEAVEKVLKMPIHTLDGKNISVKYATQENRPKLTKVFVGGVSQDTPSEDLEEYFXKIGRVEETLLLMDPKTEKHHGFAFIIFERKDVTDCVCKVQYHIIKYGRVECKKAHPKSNVVDVMMEGPLRMAASVAPMVATQVQSTP